The Musa acuminata AAA Group cultivar baxijiao chromosome BXJ3-6, Cavendish_Baxijiao_AAA, whole genome shotgun sequence region TAGAATGACTGCCATTAAATGAGGATTTGAATCCAAGTAATTAAAGGATCGATTGGATTTTTTTAACATATGTGCTGTATAAAAAATGTGAGGCAAATAGACATGATACGTACCGATGCAAGTTCCTCGATCATGATAGGCCTGTTCCCATCCTTCTCAAAGAATTCATATCCATGACGAGCATGCTGTTCCCAAGTATCCAGTGCTTCCATCTGAAGCACGCTTATGGCTGCGGCAACAAATTCTTCGAAATCTAGTTTTCTGTACTGAAGAGAACTCACCTAATTCCAAAAGAACCAATGGAGGATGAATTGCTAAGTTTGTAACATTAACAGACAGAATTTTGTTAAGGTAATCAGTGTGTTCCAAAGAGGAATACCGTGTTGACATAATCAAGAACTTTTGAGTCCTTCATtgcttctgtcgaatttctcgacaaggcctgcaaaaataaaaataaatttaaagatCTATGATTAAGGAACTTGGTGCTTATTTCAATATGAGAAACAAACCGTCTTTAAGTTTTGAAGGGAGATGTAGCCACTCTTGTTTGGCCCTAACAAAGCAAATTGTTCTCGAAGGCAATAGAGCTGATCTACTGTCAACGTCTTGGCGAGAGCCTGTTGCATATGAAAGAATCAATAGATAATGAAggcagttttttttttcttttctttttctttaatttttttggtGGCTGGCATATACTCTTCGAATTGGTAGATGGCATGGTgcagaaaagcaaaccagaacatATGAATACTCTAAAGTCAAACTAGTCTTCATACTAAACTATATTCGATTACATTTTTCTGATTATCTAAATTCATCCTATTATCAGCATTAAAATGCTTAGACATATATATGAGCTTAAACTATGTATTAATGTTAGACTATTTTACTGAGTTTCCCAGCCGATGTACTTGTCATTCAACCGATCTCAAAAGATAGGTTCAAGACTTCTAATGAACACTTTTACCTGTGTGCGCCATGTTCTCTTAAATTCTAAAAATTACTAACAGCACTTATTACATGATTACATAAAACTACCGTAATAGTTACATGACTATATTTGTGAGTCTAATCATGACATATTTCAAACCCTTGAAAATTTCTGCTAAGATGCAATTTGACCCTTTGAAGaccaaataattttttcattatcTTATCTCAAAAAGCCTGGACCGTATGTAAATTGAATTTAAACTTGGGCTCATCCTTCCTCCACATGACCTAACTCATTCTTTGAAGGTTTCATTAGTTGATATAAGGCAGAGTGAGAAGGTACAAAAATCTCAATGTTCCAAAAAGTTACAAGACAATAATTTCTTGTCAACTGAAAGATAGCGCATACCCTCAATGCTGATTTCCTCAGAGAAGAAGAACATATATAAGCTTTTACAAGCTTGTAGACAATAATATCAAGAGGAATCTTAACTTCAGTATTCCGCAGCCAAGGATGACCTGAGATCAGGTGATTACAGTTATTAACCAGCTTATTCCCTTTAATAAACTATACCAAGGTAATAAACTTACAAAGGGCCTGGGCAGCAGTCATTCTCTTACGATAGTCCTTATTCAGCAATTTCTTGACAAAATCTTTAGCTTGAGAAGACAAAGAAGGCCATGGAGCCTCATCAAAAGTTGGTTCTGCCTTCAGAACAGCTCGAAATATACCTGACTCCGTGCGCGCCCAAAAAGGGCGGCTTCCACAGAGTAATATATATGCAATGACACCAATACTCCACATGTCTGCCTCAGTTCCATAAGATCTATGAAGAACTTCAGGAGCAACATAATATGCACTTCCAACAATATCATTCAGTCTCTCATCTGTAAATCCAGTGATGTCAACATTGTTAGTTTACGATCTAGAACTAAAAAGAAATATCTAGAGGTGAAAACTTTATCAAGGTACTAAAATATTTGAACGACCAACCTGGCTTGACGAAGTCTGACAAACCAAAATCAATGGCCTTCAAAGTAGACTTTTCACCCTCTGAAGTAAAAAGAAAGTTCTAAACCAACAAAGTAGGAACATGAGTTACCAAGATGGTGAAAACTAAACCTTAACATGAAGAAATGACCAAAGATTCATCAGAAAACCCTTCTCAAGTTAGACTTCTTAACGTGAAAAATTCTGGCATTCCAGTTTATAAAAGCAACTACCTCTGGTTTGAGGTCTCGGTGAACAACTCCTTGAAGGTGACAGAATGATACAGCACTCAAAATCTGCACGATGACAGCTTTTGCGTCTTCTTCTGAATACTTCCCTCCcctataaattaaaaaattattattattgaacctCCTTATTCAAGTCCAGCAAAGGGGTTGTTACGACACCAACATCCTTGGAAAGGTAATTGACAGATACAATTCTAAATACATAATTTACCTCGAGAGAATCCTTTCTAGTAATTCACCACCTTTGCATAACCTGTTCCaaagaaagtagactcaaattgaTCAAACATCGAGCGAGTTGTTTTAAATAATCAGCTGCACACAGTAGTTGAATCTATGCCCCTTCTAAGCCATGAACAAATATGGCACTAGAACCTTGAAGAAACATGAAAAGCAGTGTACACTTACTCCATCACGATATACACATTATCTTCATCCTCGAAGGAATCATAGAATTGCACTAGATTCTTATGTCCTGTGAGACAACTCAATATTCTCACTTCTCTCCGCACATCTTCAATGGCAATAGCAGTTGTCATCTGCAAAGTATTTCCACATGTGACTAGACAGAGGAAATTTGTGTGTTTTTCCACTAATTTAAATGAATGTTAAAGTTACGTGAAATATGCGACTGAGGATAACTGTTGAGGACAATATGCTACAGTGGCCAAGCTCAAAGAAACAACTAGCTGTGCCTTAGGTAGATGACAACCAGCACAAAATTGTCATCAACAGAATGAAGATTTAACTACATGGAAAAGAATATTAAGCTGCATTCAAGTAATCACGATCTGACGAAAATTCTATAAGCCAGCATTCATGATGAAACAGAGGATCTCAGCTGGTTGCTCCCACATACTTCACATCTTGATCCTTTCCAAAGAAAAAGTCCAGTGAGTGGTGGCAAAAATGAGAAGAACCTTTCCTGTATCAGCCATGTAAATACATACTTGGCGGTAGAAGAGGAGACGCGTACAAGAACATTCATGCACATGGGAGGACAACAGTGAGTTCCACTGTAAAAGTGGAAGCATCATCCATCTTACCCCATTCAAAGACAGTGTCCAGTAAGTGGGAGAAAATGTGAAGAACAGGAGAATGCATGTGAAATTATTCATGTGTGTGGGAGGACAACACTGACTACCACTTTCTTCCCCAACCAGTGGATCTCACAAAAAATTATCCAGATCCtaaaataagtagagaagaaaaagaaatgccCATTCCACAGAGAGCCCACAGTATCTGGTGAGACTGGATGAATGCCAATGAGATTACATGCTGGATTCCATAGATAATGTAAAGATGCATGCCAAAGGTTTCAGACAATGAATAGAGAAACATAAGCACAGATCAACCGCAATAAAACACCAACCTTTGCCTTTGGAATAACCTTCACAGCCACCTCCTCCCCCTTCATATCACCCTTCTTCACCTTTGCGGTGCACGTATAACCAAAATGCCCGCGCCCAATCTCCTCGCCAAGCTCGAATTTTGAGAACAACTGCTTCGAGAAACCGAAGTTCTTATCCAAGCCGACTTCGACCTCGCTCCCCTCGGGGATCGGTGCCTCGTTGGGCTTCACCGAGCCATGTCTACGAGCGAGTAGGGCCTTAATGTGCTTTGCGGGCGACGGAGGAGGGAACGGCCGCTTGAGGAATCGCAGTGGTGTCGAGGTCACGCTTGAATTGGCCGGCGAGTTCTTGTAATAGCCCGGAAGGGGGCTTGGGCTGCAGAAGGGGAACTTGGGTTGCCGCGGGGTGCCTGGAACGGTTGTAGGCTCCTCGGTGTTGGGGACTGGCTCGCCCTCTTCCTGGGATTCCGGGATTTGTAGTGGCTTTCCATGGCAACCTCCCATGGAGTCTAAATCCAAGTCCAAGGAAAAAGATCAAATCTTGGAGAAGATCAGACTCTGGTATGGAGCTCCAAGTGTCAGGATCCAGTAAAACCGATCAGAAACTGAAGCATCAGCAGTCGGTAGAACATCTTCGCTTTGCAACAACAACCACGAATCCAAGTACAGAAACAAGGGGCAGAAAGAAATCCAATCCTCAAAGGAGAAGACTCAGATTCTCACGCGAAAAAGACTACCAAAGAAGTGGGAAGAAAAATCAAATTTTGGGAGGGATGAGCAGGAAAAGAGAAGACCGGAGCAAAGCTTCCAGCTTTCAGGAGTAGAGAGGAGAAAAGGAAGAAGCTTTCAAACGAAAGGAGTCACAGGAAGTGAAGAACAAAGGATCAACGATGGACCAAGATTGCAGATCTTTGGGAATTGCAGAGGAGAAAGGGCTGTTGGATTCCCTTGCCCAAGTGGGAAGATGCTGAAGAGAAGGGTGTTTGAAGGTGGGAACGAAGCAAAAGAGAGGAGGGGAGATGGCGAGGAGGTAAAGGAGTCGCCTTTCTTTTGCTTTTACAGCTTTGAGGAGGTGATTGATGATGGCATCTGTTTTATGTCATTTGGAAGGAAATGCCACATCCAATGTTGGCAGCTTGGGATTCTGTCTCACCCCTTTATAAGCTGCCCAGAACAAAGAAGTTGCTGTTGCACTTCTTAATTTCCTGTGCACCTCAGTGATTAAGCTTGAGAAGAAGACAATTGAGTTGTTGTTATCTATTAAATATGAACTTAGATTTATCTACAAGTTAAAAGTgaaatcatataaaaatatattgaaaaaataattataaatatagattAAACAGATGAATCGAATTATGACATTTGAT contains the following coding sequences:
- the LOC135640926 gene encoding calcium/calmodulin-dependent serine/threonine-protein kinase 1-like, which produces MGGCHGKPLQIPESQEEGEPVPNTEEPTTVPGTPRQPKFPFCSPSPLPGYYKNSPANSSVTSTPLRFLKRPFPPPSPAKHIKALLARRHGSVKPNEAPIPEGSEVEVGLDKNFGFSKQLFSKFELGEEIGRGHFGYTCTAKVKKGDMKGEEVAVKVIPKAKMTTAIAIEDVRREVRILSCLTGHKNLVQFYDSFEDEDNVYIVMELCKGGELLERILSRGGKYSEEDAKAVIVQILSAVSFCHLQGVVHRDLKPENFLFTSEGEKSTLKAIDFGLSDFVKPDERLNDIVGSAYYVAPEVLHRSYGTEADMWSIGVIAYILLCGSRPFWARTESGIFRAVLKAEPTFDEAPWPSLSSQAKDFVKKLLNKDYRKRMTAAQALCHPWLRNTEVKIPLDIIVYKLVKAYICSSSLRKSALRALAKTLTVDQLYCLREQFALLGPNKSGYISLQNLKTALSRNSTEAMKDSKVLDYVNTVSSLQYRKLDFEEFVAAAISVLQMEALDTWEQHARHGYEFFEKDGNRPIMIEELASELGLSPSVPVHVVLQDWIKHSDGKLSLLGFVKLLHGVSSRAIPKS